The following are from one region of the Littorina saxatilis isolate snail1 linkage group LG2, US_GU_Lsax_2.0, whole genome shotgun sequence genome:
- the LOC138954363 gene encoding cephalotocin receptor 2-like — MLRGRDEGLARIEITVLATIFALAVVGNVCVLVALGRRRKITSRMHMFILHLSVADLLVAFCNILPQLAWDITGNFRGGDVLCRVVTFLQVFVMYLSTYVLVMTAVDRYRAICYPLSNYSWTPRTVNVMIAAVYLLSALLSIPQPLLFRYQALNDAGDYDCLANFDPPWLLKAYILTFTILIYVAPFLVLVFTYGSICYTIWANQPSGAQQDDTNASSSEGKGACNEAGEMTPSSSSTPVKNGGGGQCYMTTTPVTTSAPSPRRWPGYNLHYSNGSLGGRVGRGAVVRPRAHSVRGFSRAKLKTVKLTFVVIVAYLLCWSPFFISQLWWLYDPAQEASKSDSGVVIMLLLSSLNSCCNPWIYLAFSGNLLRHLFPCLWPCCHSPAPNLPPFMLQTPSNSPQRLEMLVFRGRKKAAGDGANTQGAGGAALVGRKRDMYGTDGVSPAQKRTASSSVQQGSLSSLLTSRLSRNTSAGARQQKQRPAMSPVALTHSPNGDTLLFFERNGHASSGLASCDQTTNTSNGLISRKNKIPVELIIQAHDEEGPVSPLGRESGSSGSNPRSPHLFKRARLHERPAEELAEAQLKWEHNMGIRGPSIS, encoded by the exons ATGCTTCGCGGAAGAGACGAAGGACTCGCACGGATAGAAATCACTGTACTGGCCACGATATTTGCCTTG GCTGTGGTGGGGAATGTGTGCGTGCTGGTGGCCCTGGGCCGGAGACGTAAGATCACGTCACGCATGCACATGTTCATCCTGCACCTGAGCGTGGCGGACTTACTCGTGGCCTTCTGCAACATCCTGCCCCAGCTGGCATGGGACATCACTGGCAACTTCAGAGGGGGAGATGTTCTTTGTAGAGTCGTCACTTTTCTGCAG GTGTTCGTCATGTACCTGTCGACCTACGTGCTGGTGATGACGGCGGTGGACCGGTACCGGGCCATCTGCTACCCGCTGTCCAACTACAGCTGGACCCCCCGCACGGTCAACGTCATGATCGCCGCTGTCTACCTGCTGTCCGCCCTCCTCAGCATCCCACAGCCTCTGCTCTTCAGGTACCAG GCTCTGAACGACGCTGGGGACTACGATTGCCTGGCGAACTTTGACCCTCCCTGGCTGCTGAAGGCCTACATCCTGACCTTCACCATCCTCATCTACGTGGCCCCCTTCCTCGTGCTGGTGTTCACCTACGGGTCCATCTGCTACACCATCTGGGCCAACCAGCCCTCCGGCGCTCAGCAGGACGACACAAACGCTTCGTCCAGCGAGGGAAAAG GTGCCTGTAACGAAGCCGGAGAGATGAcgccctcctcctcctccacgcCAGTGAAGAACGGTGGGGGAGGTCAGTGCTACATGACCACCACCCCCGTCACCACCagtgccccctccccccgaaGGTGGCCTGGCTACAACCTCCACTACTCCAACGGGTCTCTCGGGGGCCGGGTGGGAAGGGGCGCGGTGGTGAGACCAAG GGCCCACAGCGTGCGTGGGTTTTCGCGGGCCAAGCTGAAGACGGTCAAGCTGACCTTCGTGGTGATCGTGGCATACCTGCTGTGCTGGTCACCCTTCTTCATCTCGCAGCTCTGGTGGCTCTACGACCCGGCACAGGAAGCCAGTAAGTCAG ACAGCGGCGTGGTGATCATGCTCTTGCTGAGCTCACTCAACAGCTGCTGCAACCCCTGGATCTACCTGGCCTTCTCCGGCAACCTGCTGCGACATCTCTTCCCCTGCCTGTGGCCCTGCTGCCACTCCCCGGCCCCCAACCTGCCCCCCTTCATGCTGCAAACGCCCTCCAACTCCCCGCAGCGCCTGGAGATGCTGGTCTTCAGGGGCCGCAAGAAGGCCGCCGGGGACGGAGCAAACACGCAGGGTGCCGGGGGGGCCGCCCTCGTGGGTCGAAAGCGGGACATGTACGGCACCGACGGGGTCTCCCCGGCCCAGAAGCGGACCGCGTCCTCCTCCGTGCAGCAGGGGTCCCTGTCGTCACTACTGACGTCACGCCTGTCCCGCAACACGTCAGCAGGAGCGCGTCAGCAGAAGCAGCGGCCGGCCATGTCTCCCGTGGCCCTGACCCACAGCCCTAACGGTGACACGCTGCTCTTCTTCGAGAGGAACGGCCACGCTAGCAGCGGGCTGGCCTCTTGCGACCAGACCACCAACACCTCCAACGGCCTGATCAGCCGCAAGAACAAGATCCCCGTGGAGCTGATCATCCAGGCTCACGACGAGGAGGGACCTGTCTCGCCTTTAGGCAGGGAATCCGGCAGCAGCGGCAGCAACCCCAGGTCGCCGCACCTCTTCAAACGCGCGCGCCTTCACGAGCGACCTGCCGAGGAATTGGCCGAGGCTCAGCTCAAGTGGGAACACAACATGGGTATAAGGGGCCCGTCCATTTCATAG